GCCGAAGCGATTTCTGTTCCGCATTGTTGCCGTAATCCCCGTAGCTGGAGGACCAGGTGGTCTTGTGCGCCGCAGGGGCAATGCCTAGATTCCCCGTAGGGGAAGAAAAAGATTTCCAAGGGGGTTGCGTTGTTGATGTGTGAAGTGATACAATAAATATTGTCGCCAACGCACACCGTGGCGATATCACGATAAAGCAGACAATACAGAGATGTACTGAAACTGCTACTACACTAAAGAGAAAGCGCCTCTCGAGGCGTCAAAGTAACTGTATAAGCAAGAGTTGTCTTGCTGTACCTTACTTAGACGTACCCGGGAGGCGCTATTTGTTTTCCCCAGACATGAATCCCCACAAAAAATTTTAGGAGCGTGACAACATGAATTTGATGGAAGACTTAATTGCACAAGAATTAGGAAGAAAGTACAGAGAGGCGGCAATAAGGGAGTATATTCTTAATAACGAAGAGCGTTGGATGGATGAAGGCGAAGAAATTTGCAGTCGTAGAGAAGCGTTAGGCCTAACAGCTGCCGCCTTTGCCAAAGAAGTGAACTTAGATCCTAGACGGTTGCGAAAACTGGAATGGGGAAAGCCTGTTCGGAATGGCGATATCTTGCGGAGACTGTGTACGGCTGAGCTGGCGCACCAGGAGATGCGGGCTGCCTATGCGCAGGTCATACGGGAAAATGAGATTCTTCGGCAGCACGTACAAAAGAAAGAACCAAGAATTCGTCCAGTGCTGAAGAAGGGACGGAGTGTAATTTAACCTGGAGGAACTGGCCCCCCGGGGGCACTAATTCTCAGCGGCAAGCAATGCAGAAGTTGATATGGTAATGGAACGGCATGATGAATTTTGAATGTCCTATGGTTGCATTTTTGCAATAGGCGAAGAGAGGGATGATGAAATTGACCAACATAAATTTGGCGCTCTTGCGGCGCTTGCGATATGGAAAGAAGCTTTCACGCAAGGCCGTGGGGGAAGCCTTAGGCAAAGACCCGATTACGGTTTGGCGATATGAAAAGGGCAAGACTTCAATTAAGGCTGATGTGCTCTTTCAACTGGCCGATTTGTATGGGGCGTCGTTGAACGACCTCTACATCCATGAATAAGATGTAACCAGAGAGCCGGTGGAGCGGAAGGAGAGCGAGCTAGGCTTGCTCTCCGCACCGGGGATAGAAGTTATGAAGTTGGAACAATTATCAGAAAATTACAAGGCGATCTAATAATATTTACTTGAGTGGAACAGTCAATCTCAGAACAGTTTGGGGGTCGTTTATGACAAAACAGAAATTGCGTGCAGATGTTCCCTTTGTGGAAGCACGGCAACGTATCCACGTTAATCCGTTTGGCTCCAATATAATAGTGCGTATGGCTCATGAATACGTCGAAATCGATATCTGGGGAGCTAATGTGCCGCTTCCGGGTGCAAAAAGAACAATGGAAGCCAATCGCAAGAACAATCCATGGTTACGTGTTATGAAGGAAATGAACGAAGACTGCGTGAATGAATTAGACGAGGTTTTGATGAAAAGCAAGAACAAGGAGAAACAGGAGCGCTATAGGAAGCGTCAGAGTGAACGCAATCTGCGTCTTGTAATTAACAAGAACTTTAATCCTGCGACGGCTCAAATGCTAACTCTTACCTTTGCTGAACCGTTAACCTATGATG
This genomic window from uncultured Anaeromusa sp. contains:
- a CDS encoding helix-turn-helix transcriptional regulator, with the translated sequence MMKLTNINLALLRRLRYGKKLSRKAVGEALGKDPITVWRYEKGKTSIKADVLFQLADLYGASLNDLYIHE